A portion of the Candidatus Methanomethylicota archaeon genome contains these proteins:
- a CDS encoding PH domain-containing protein: IKWLAAGLIMVIASIAIKFETGISESTSSLFMGIVWLALSNMYKNAHTYYITTDRIISEYKFIKEKTREISYQYITDLVVEKGVIGRILNVGTIIPVSTAGLGLGGEIAAISGKIDVKQTSLGVIAGTNIVMPKGRSPNVLFGVKDPMKVKEIISKEMAKHSESGILTKISENLEKILEKTERKGESATGTVGDKPKGE; this comes from the coding sequence ATCAAATGGCTTGCAGCTGGACTGATAATGGTAATTGCATCCATAGCCATAAAATTTGAGACAGGGATATCTGAATCAACTTCAAGCTTATTCATGGGAATCGTATGGCTTGCATTAAGTAACATGTACAAGAATGCACACACATACTACATAACCACAGATAGGATAATATCGGAATACAAGTTCATCAAGGAGAAGACTAGGGAGATAAGCTACCAATACATTACGGATTTAGTTGTAGAGAAGGGGGTTATTGGGAGAATACTGAACGTGGGGACAATAATACCAGTATCCACAGCTGGTCTTGGACTTGGAGGGGAGATAGCAGCCATAAGCGGAAAAATAGATGTTAAACAGACAAGTTTAGGAGTTATAGCAGGCACAAACATTGTAATGCCGAAGGGTAGAAGCCCAAACGTCCTATTCGGAGTTAAAGATCCAATGAAAGTTAAGGAGATAATATCTAAGGAGATGGCTAAACATAGTGAGAGTGGAATATTGACGAAGATCTCAGAAAACCTTGAGAAGATATTGGAGAAAACTGAGAGGAAGGGGGAATCAGCCACTGGAACTGTGGGAGACAAGCCCAAGGGAGAGTAA
- a CDS encoding AAA family ATPase — protein sequence MTFIREVVLENFMSYEYGRIPLSPGLNIVTGPNGSGKSSILLGISVALGAQYTERGRRLRDLIRWGSKLARVSVVLDNSVRGRRRPYPRIKSDVIRVSRYLRADGSYWFEVNGVEYSRGEIQGILKAFGFNPDNMLVIMHQNMVEEFAVVSSRDKLRLLEDAVGLTHYRERIMDVRGRLEGVLKDEAEVKSMLEKAKANLDFWRGEYEKLKVKDELMKRKGELEVELAWSKVNRKLKSVNDLKARIEGLRGKLDSLKRSYDELNSEIKVLEEGMIQVELERRRIMDMLIEYSRIIGRLEALGRVSGDFEEVSSKFSKLRVDFEDACKRFEFIFRDYVGKFSSRAILGYRIEELFSEVKLRERDLKSLEGELESLLEDAKRAGPMPSTVRDLDEVNSDLMMINARIEALGPVSPEAEKMYNSFNSTFNELSEKAKILSENREAILRELNDRVEAWRKAIMNIVSEINGIYRDLLSELNATGHVRVTNLDDVEKAGLEILVGFRGSEPILLDGYSQSGGERTTAIVSFLLAAQRFIKSPFRAVDEFDIHMDPRNREAIFKCILSYFKDAEAQYLAITPSPVIVGEGRVNIIFVQNVGGKSEVKVVSK from the coding sequence TTGACGTTTATACGTGAAGTTGTTTTGGAGAATTTCATGTCTTATGAGTATGGTAGGATCCCCCTCAGCCCTGGATTGAATATAGTTACAGGTCCCAATGGTTCTGGTAAATCCTCCATTTTGCTTGGTATATCTGTGGCTTTGGGTGCCCAGTATACTGAGCGTGGTAGGAGGTTGAGGGATTTGATACGTTGGGGTTCTAAGCTTGCTAGGGTTAGTGTTGTATTGGATAATAGTGTTAGGGGTAGGAGGAGGCCTTATCCAAGGATTAAGTCTGATGTGATTAGGGTTTCAAGGTATCTTAGGGCTGATGGCTCATACTGGTTTGAGGTTAATGGTGTAGAGTATAGTAGGGGGGAGATTCAAGGTATACTTAAGGCTTTCGGGTTTAATCCAGACAATATGCTTGTCATAATGCATCAAAATATGGTTGAAGAATTCGCTGTGGTTTCATCTAGGGATAAGTTGAGGCTTCTGGAGGATGCTGTGGGTTTAACCCATTATAGGGAGAGGATTATGGATGTTAGGGGGAGGTTGGAGGGGGTTTTGAAAGATGAGGCTGAAGTTAAATCTATGCTTGAGAAGGCTAAAGCCAATCTAGATTTCTGGCGTGGTGAGTATGAGAAGCTTAAGGTTAAGGATGAGCTTATGAAGCGTAAAGGTGAATTGGAAGTTGAGCTTGCATGGTCTAAGGTTAACCGTAAATTGAAGTCTGTTAATGATTTGAAGGCTAGAATTGAAGGGTTGAGGGGTAAGCTTGATTCTCTTAAAAGATCTTATGATGAGCTTAACTCTGAAATTAAGGTTTTGGAGGAAGGTATGATTCAAGTTGAGTTGGAGAGGAGGAGGATTATGGATATGCTTATAGAGTATTCTAGGATTATTGGTAGACTTGAAGCTTTGGGTAGAGTTTCAGGGGATTTTGAGGAGGTATCATCAAAGTTCTCCAAGCTTAGGGTGGATTTTGAAGATGCATGTAAACGTTTTGAATTCATATTCAGGGATTATGTTGGTAAGTTTTCTTCTAGGGCTATTTTGGGTTATAGGATTGAGGAATTATTTTCTGAGGTTAAGTTGAGGGAGAGGGATTTGAAGTCTTTGGAGGGTGAATTGGAATCTCTATTGGAGGATGCTAAGAGGGCTGGTCCCATGCCAAGCACTGTTAGGGATTTGGATGAAGTTAACTCTGATTTGATGATGATTAATGCTAGGATTGAAGCTTTAGGTCCAGTTTCACCTGAAGCTGAGAAAATGTATAATAGCTTTAACTCCACATTCAATGAGCTTTCTGAGAAGGCTAAGATACTTAGTGAGAATAGGGAGGCAATATTGAGGGAGCTTAATGATCGTGTTGAAGCTTGGAGGAAAGCTATAATGAACATTGTTTCTGAGATAAATGGGATCTATCGCGACTTGCTCTCTGAACTTAATGCCACAGGGCATGTTAGGGTTACAAATCTTGATGATGTGGAGAAGGCTGGTTTGGAGATTCTCGTTGGATTTAGGGGTTCTGAGCCCATCTTACTCGATGGATATTCTCAGAGTGGTGGTGAGAGGACAACAGCCATAGTATCATTCCTATTGGCAGCCCAGAGATTCATAAAATCCCCATTTAGAGCTGTGGATGAGTTTGATATCCATATGGATCCGAGGAATAGGGAGGCAATATTTAAGTGTATTCTATCATATTTCAAGGATGCTGAAGCACAATATCTGGCTATAACTCCAAGTCCAGTAATTGTTGGGGAGGGGAGGGTTAACATAATATTTGTGCAGAATGTTGGTGGGAAGTCTGAGGTTAAGGTGGTGTCCAAGTGA
- a CDS encoding DNA-binding protein — translation MIKEAKVGRIIVARLRENEDLMQEIMRVVKEKGVSAGQIMLIGALSKARFGVYMNGEYKIMEVSGHLEIVSCIGNISEDEEGKIIHAHISVSGEDGVCHGGHLMNGCIINPTAELTIIEGENLKLIRKYDSKTKLKMLQP, via the coding sequence ATGATTAAAGAGGCGAAGGTTGGTAGAATAATAGTTGCAAGGTTGAGGGAAAACGAAGATTTAATGCAAGAAATAATGAGGGTAGTCAAGGAGAAGGGGGTTTCAGCAGGACAAATAATGCTAATAGGAGCACTCAGCAAAGCTAGATTCGGAGTATACATGAATGGAGAATACAAAATCATGGAGGTTTCAGGACATCTGGAAATAGTCTCATGCATTGGAAACATATCTGAAGATGAGGAGGGGAAAATCATACATGCACATATAAGCGTATCAGGGGAGGATGGAGTATGCCATGGAGGACATTTAATGAATGGATGCATAATAAACCCAACAGCGGAACTAACAATAATAGAGGGGGAAAACCTAAAGCTTATAAGGAAATATGATTCGAAAACGAAGCTGAAGATGCTACAACCATAA
- a CDS encoding MBL fold metallo-hydrolase, which translates to MDWSLHWFNGILLLLEDKAFLIDPSSNNVFGDAIVVSHAHGDHVAGLKSRGFKLASYYTLKLYEAATNVRVDDSYPLFMDGQRIPLDRLMMEVYNSGHILGSLQFRFEGVSSSLVYTGDINLVDTVITNAGKVLECDELIIDATYGNPKVSFPDRWRVYEDLAGFIDSSIKSGRPPVLKVYSIGKAQEVIALINRFLGLEVVVDSKIARINEVYRLAGVDLTYIPLSSSEGYESFKSLSLPLVTSNAKVYKYARSIGMPGVMATGWASIYRLPNCEASFPLSDHADFQQLVSYVEASGAKRVYPVGAFSRQFSIWLRRNMGLEAKPIVDLA; encoded by the coding sequence ATGGATTGGAGTTTGCATTGGTTTAACGGCATTCTATTACTCCTCGAAGATAAAGCTTTCCTAATTGATCCAAGCTCCAATAATGTTTTTGGGGATGCTATCGTTGTTAGTCATGCTCATGGAGATCATGTAGCTGGTTTGAAGTCTAGGGGGTTTAAGCTGGCTTCTTACTATACGCTTAAACTCTATGAGGCAGCTACAAATGTTAGGGTTGATGACTCATATCCACTGTTCATGGATGGTCAGAGAATACCTCTTGACCGTTTGATGATGGAAGTTTATAATTCTGGGCATATTTTAGGGTCATTACAATTTAGGTTTGAGGGGGTTTCATCATCTCTAGTCTACACTGGGGATATAAACTTAGTTGATACCGTAATTACCAATGCTGGTAAGGTTTTGGAGTGCGATGAACTCATAATTGACGCAACTTATGGTAACCCAAAGGTTTCATTTCCAGATAGGTGGAGAGTTTATGAGGATTTAGCTGGATTCATAGATTCCTCCATTAAGTCTGGTAGACCTCCAGTTTTGAAGGTTTACTCTATTGGTAAAGCTCAAGAGGTTATTGCATTGATTAATAGGTTTCTTGGATTGGAAGTTGTGGTGGATTCTAAAATTGCTAGGATTAATGAGGTTTATCGTTTAGCTGGTGTGGATCTAACTTACATCCCACTATCTTCCAGTGAGGGTTATGAATCCTTTAAATCCCTCTCCCTCCCACTGGTTACTTCCAACGCTAAGGTATACAAGTATGCTAGGAGTATCGGTATGCCTGGCGTTATGGCCACTGGTTGGGCTTCCATATATCGCTTGCCTAATTGTGAAGCTTCCTTTCCACTTAGTGATCATGCTGATTTCCAGCAACTTGTATCCTATGTTGAGGCTTCTGGCGCTAAGAGGGTTTACCCTGTTGGAGCATTCTCCCGTCAGTTTTCCATTTGGCTTAGGAGGAATATGGGTTTAGAGGCTAAGCCCATTGTGGATTTAGCTTAA
- a CDS encoding double-stranded DNA-binding protein: protein MSEGDIDLEILKLRMMADLKRKALSLKKVQSTEKRDYRSILMDKLTERAKEILSCAEAQYPEETRKIIEVLGRAIESGDIKDTIDEYSLYELFLSLGLNVRIPTNIYYVRKGEKKSLIDLFKK from the coding sequence TTGAGTGAGGGTGACATTGATCTTGAGATTTTGAAGTTGAGGATGATGGCTGATCTTAAGAGGAAAGCTTTATCACTTAAGAAGGTTCAATCTACTGAGAAGAGGGATTATAGGAGTATACTTATGGATAAGTTGACTGAGAGGGCTAAGGAGATTTTAAGTTGTGCTGAAGCTCAGTATCCTGAGGAGACTAGGAAGATAATTGAGGTTTTGGGTAGAGCTATAGAGTCTGGGGATATTAAAGACACTATTGATGAGTATTCCCTTTACGAGTTATTTCTCAGTTTGGGATTGAATGTTAGAATTCCAACTAACATATATTATGTTCGTAAGGGTGAGAAGAAGTCTCTAATAGACTTGTTTAAGAAGTAA
- the rgy gene encoding reverse gyrase, with amino-acid sequence MNNEMKEKVYAIFKFQCPNCDGDITDLRLKLRVPCNKCLPLEDGEIIKQMHELNDDEALKRIIEYLEQYGRMGKYKEIWELELKVNEVEELFKKANGSRFWSAQRTWCKRALRGKSFAIIAPTGMGKTSFGMIYALYLAKNGKKSYIILPTSLLAQQVHQIIEQYKRKLELENIKIAAYYALLTEKEKREMMELILKGNYDILITTSYFLSRNYDAIANMKFNMIFVDDVDSFVRRSKNVDLVLKLLGISDEEIKEAYKRIEGKSSLNGGSLIKARDSILIVSGASIRSRRTKKIKLIRELLGFEISGRIEGYRNIVDVYTQPRGGRSLIDEAVRVIKELGSGGLIFIPVDKGMEYVKKVTEALNNSGIKAAASTQARRKLLEKFRNGEYDVLVGIASYRSPLTRGIDLPETVKYAVFVGVPKIRISLDISEFRPYKAIMLLSSIREHVKTERDRNLIDEQIAKIKRYFATVGEEVVIEVIEAIKSNIKLEGYKGFLQQIINETIKLVQDYLSRKDIKRSIKKSPYLDIEEGDKLTIIVPDVVAYIQASGRTSRLYAGGVSKGLAVTIIDNKKAFNGLMREIKWYLEDVEFARYNKEEIRKLMKEISDERVKIKDIREGRIAGELKDIVKTALLVVESPKKASTIAKFFGTPHKRRVGALTIFEVSTGDYMLNIASTAGHVFDLTTQDGYYGVIVKDEEMIPVYDTIKRCKKCGKTISDSIGVCNICGGELYDKREIVDALKSIAREVDMLIIATDDDSEGEKIGWDIAQVLSPYVRNIKRMRFHEVTPRAIKEALQNLGEINMGMVEAQLLRRIEDRWIGFELSKKVQVNFGRRELSAGRVQTPVLGWVVNSTKELKENIVDMVEITLQNDRKITVIMEKTRKNELAKILKELESSDVEVVKLEEIEEELNPKPPYTTDALLRDSSEMLGLGASRTMSIAQDLFELGLITYHRTSSTRVSNVGMKVAQDYISEKWGADLYYPRRWGAEGAHECIRPTRPIDVSRLRYLIASGIMRLGKKLTRDHYDLYDLIFKRFIASQMKPAKILKEKAIINVATLNKTVSTDEVVEVIDEGFTLISPIRTMPKLYVGKIGVKSVRSWRTSLKPLFTEGGLVMQMKERGIGRPSTYAHIISTLFERGYIRTTTKRGKLIATSLGSKVFNYLISNYSKYVCEETTRKLEELMDEVEEGKANYTEILRELYEEMMELATSTPH; translated from the coding sequence ATGAATAATGAAATGAAGGAGAAAGTTTACGCCATATTCAAATTCCAATGCCCAAACTGTGATGGAGACATAACAGACCTAAGACTAAAACTTAGAGTACCATGCAACAAATGCCTACCATTAGAGGATGGAGAGATAATTAAGCAGATGCATGAATTGAACGATGATGAAGCATTGAAGAGGATTATAGAGTACCTCGAACAATATGGGAGAATGGGGAAATATAAGGAAATATGGGAGTTGGAGTTAAAGGTAAATGAGGTTGAAGAGCTTTTCAAGAAAGCCAATGGGAGCAGATTTTGGAGTGCACAGAGAACTTGGTGTAAAAGGGCGCTGAGGGGGAAGAGCTTTGCAATAATTGCACCCACAGGGATGGGGAAGACGAGTTTCGGCATGATATACGCCCTATACCTAGCCAAAAATGGGAAGAAATCATACATTATACTGCCCACATCCCTACTGGCGCAACAAGTACATCAGATAATTGAGCAGTATAAGAGGAAGCTTGAACTCGAAAATATCAAGATAGCCGCATACTACGCACTACTAACAGAGAAGGAGAAGAGGGAGATGATGGAATTAATATTAAAAGGGAACTACGATATACTCATAACAACCTCATACTTCCTATCAAGAAACTATGATGCTATAGCCAACATGAAATTCAACATGATATTCGTAGACGACGTGGACTCATTCGTAAGGAGATCTAAAAACGTAGACCTTGTGCTAAAACTTTTGGGGATAAGCGATGAAGAGATTAAGGAAGCATATAAAAGAATTGAAGGTAAAAGTAGCTTAAATGGTGGAAGCTTAATTAAAGCGAGAGACAGCATACTAATAGTTTCAGGGGCATCCATAAGGTCTAGGAGGACCAAAAAGATAAAGTTGATCAGGGAACTCTTGGGATTTGAAATAAGTGGGAGGATAGAGGGGTATAGGAACATAGTGGACGTATACACACAGCCAAGAGGGGGGAGAAGCTTAATAGATGAAGCCGTAAGGGTTATCAAAGAGCTTGGGAGTGGAGGACTAATATTCATACCAGTAGACAAGGGGATGGAATACGTTAAGAAGGTTACAGAAGCACTAAACAATAGTGGCATAAAGGCAGCAGCATCAACACAAGCTAGGAGAAAGCTATTGGAGAAGTTTAGAAATGGGGAATACGATGTCCTAGTGGGGATAGCATCATATAGAAGCCCATTAACAAGAGGCATCGACCTACCGGAAACAGTAAAGTATGCAGTATTCGTTGGGGTTCCAAAGATAAGGATATCACTAGACATAAGCGAATTTAGACCATACAAGGCAATAATGCTATTGAGCAGTATAAGGGAACATGTGAAAACGGAGAGGGATAGGAATCTAATAGATGAGCAAATAGCTAAGATAAAAAGGTATTTTGCAACTGTTGGAGAAGAGGTGGTGATAGAAGTTATAGAAGCAATAAAATCAAATATAAAACTTGAAGGATATAAGGGATTCCTCCAGCAAATAATAAATGAAACAATAAAGCTGGTACAAGATTACTTAAGTAGGAAAGATATAAAGAGGAGCATTAAGAAGAGCCCATACTTAGATATTGAGGAAGGGGACAAATTAACTATAATTGTGCCAGATGTGGTAGCATACATCCAAGCTTCGGGGAGAACATCAAGACTATATGCTGGTGGAGTTTCAAAGGGGCTTGCAGTAACCATAATTGACAATAAGAAGGCCTTCAACGGGCTGATGAGAGAAATAAAGTGGTATTTAGAAGATGTGGAATTCGCCAGATACAATAAAGAGGAAATTAGGAAATTGATGAAGGAAATAAGTGATGAAAGGGTGAAGATAAAGGATATTAGGGAGGGGAGAATTGCTGGGGAATTAAAGGATATAGTCAAAACAGCATTACTCGTAGTTGAATCCCCAAAGAAAGCATCCACAATAGCAAAATTCTTCGGAACACCACACAAGAGAAGAGTTGGAGCCCTCACAATATTTGAAGTAAGCACTGGAGACTACATGCTAAACATAGCTTCAACCGCGGGACACGTCTTCGACCTAACAACACAAGATGGATATTATGGAGTCATAGTAAAAGATGAAGAGATGATCCCAGTATACGACACCATAAAGAGATGCAAGAAATGTGGAAAGACGATAAGTGACAGTATAGGTGTATGCAATATATGCGGTGGAGAACTATACGATAAAAGGGAGATTGTTGATGCATTGAAATCCATTGCAAGGGAAGTGGATATGCTCATAATAGCCACAGACGACGACTCCGAGGGGGAAAAGATAGGTTGGGATATAGCTCAAGTCCTATCACCATATGTTAGGAATATTAAGAGGATGAGGTTCCATGAGGTAACACCAAGAGCAATAAAGGAGGCACTACAAAACCTTGGGGAAATAAATATGGGTATGGTGGAAGCGCAATTATTGAGGAGGATAGAGGATAGATGGATAGGATTTGAACTTAGCAAGAAGGTTCAAGTTAATTTTGGTAGGAGAGAGCTATCCGCAGGTAGAGTGCAAACACCAGTTTTAGGGTGGGTTGTGAACAGCACAAAGGAATTGAAGGAAAACATAGTTGACATGGTGGAAATAACACTTCAAAACGATAGGAAAATCACCGTGATAATGGAGAAAACCAGGAAGAATGAACTTGCAAAAATACTCAAGGAGTTAGAATCATCAGATGTGGAAGTAGTTAAGTTGGAGGAAATTGAGGAGGAATTAAATCCAAAACCCCCATACACCACAGACGCCCTATTAAGAGACTCATCTGAAATGCTGGGATTAGGGGCATCGAGAACCATGAGCATAGCACAAGACTTATTCGAGCTAGGTTTAATCACATATCACAGGACGAGTAGCACAAGGGTATCCAACGTTGGAATGAAGGTGGCGCAAGACTACATAAGTGAAAAGTGGGGAGCAGACCTATACTACCCAAGGAGATGGGGGGCTGAGGGGGCTCATGAATGTATAAGGCCAACAAGACCAATAGATGTTAGCAGATTAAGGTACTTAATAGCATCGGGGATAATGAGACTTGGTAAAAAATTGACAAGGGATCACTACGACCTATACGATTTGATATTCAAGAGATTCATTGCAAGCCAGATGAAACCTGCAAAGATTTTGAAGGAAAAGGCGATAATAAATGTGGCAACATTGAACAAGACGGTTTCAACAGATGAGGTAGTTGAAGTCATAGATGAAGGCTTCACATTAATATCCCCAATTAGAACCATGCCAAAATTATATGTCGGCAAAATAGGGGTTAAAAGTGTAAGGAGTTGGAGAACCTCACTTAAACCACTATTCACAGAGGGAGGGCTTGTCATGCAAATGAAGGAGAGGGGGATAGGGAGACCATCAACATATGCCCATATAATCTCCACGCTCTTCGAAAGAGGGTACATAAGAACTACGACCAAGAGAGGGAAATTGATAGCCACAAGCCTAGGATCAAAAGTCTTCAACTACCTAATATCAAACTACAGTAAATACGTATGTGAAGAAACCACCAGGAAGCTTGAGGAACTGATGGATGAAGTTGAGGAGGGGAAAGCCAACTACACTGAAATACTAAGAGAACTATATGAGGAAATGATGGAGCTAGCCACAAGCACACCCCACTAA